The genomic window tatcataaaataattaataatttacaCATTTCCTTTTATAGGTAGCTAAGAACTGGCCTTTCCATGGAGATAAAGAATTTCACAGAGGTAACTGAGTTCATCCTCCTGGGAATCCCTGAGACAGTGGGGCTAGAGACAGTgctctttgttctcttcttattcttGTATCTATGTACACTGTCAGGGAATGTGCTCATCCTTATGGCCGTTATTTCTTCTTCTCGCCTTCATACACCTATGTATTTCTTTCTGGGAAATCTGTCTATATTTGACATGGGTTTCTCTTCAGCTACCTCACCCAAAATGTTGTTCTATCTTTCTGGACAGACACCAGTTATCTCTTTCAAAGGCTGTGTAACCCAATTGTTCTTCTACCATTTCCTGGGCTGCACTGAGTGcttattgtacacagtaatggcaTATGACCGCTTTGTTGCCATCTGTCATCCTTTACGTTACAGAATTATCATGAATCATAGGGTGTGCTCTATCCTAGCAACAGGTACCTGGATGAGTGGATGTGTTCATGCTACTATCCTGACCTCCCTTACTTTCCAGTTACCTTATTGTGATGCCAACCAAGTAGACTACTACTTTTGTGACATTCCAGCAGTCTTACCTCTGGCCTGTGCAGACACATCTTTAGCCCAGAGGGTTAGCTTCACTAATGTtggtcttttgtctcttttatgCCTCTTCCTCATTCTCATTTCCTACACTCGCATTGGGATCTCTATATCAAGAATACGCTCCACAGAAGGTAGACAAAGAGCTTTCTCAACCTGTAGTGCACACCTCACAGCAATCCTTTGTGCCTATGGGCCCGTCATCATTATTTACCTGCAACCTACTCCCAGTCCCTTGCTTGGTTCAGTGGTTCAGATATTAAATAATCTTGTGACTCCCATGTTGAACCCCCTAATCTATAGTTTAAGGAACAAGGATGTGAAATTCGCTCtcaagaaagtgttttgtaatgtGGGACCCATTGTTGAGAATGGATAAGCCTTGATGAATAAAACTTGATTCTTCCTTGGGGAGTCCAATTCTCTAGAACATCTTTCAAATCTTGGTAAGAAACTGCAAACTACTGTCAATTATTGTATCTTTTGAGCTTGCTGATTTTTACAACATATGTTTATGTGTCTATACATTTCCTTATGTTTTATAATGAAATAGTTTCTTGATATAACCATATATTTTTCataatgtatatttttcttttcattatgaacttaataaaatcaaccaatattaacatttttatattcaaaGGAGCAAAGAAAAATCCATATGGAACCACAAACATACttcatgattcataatcccccctgtcccctgctctttcctcccccatccctaAGTTGATAAGCAGTTCtacagggttatacatgtattattgttcaaaacttatttccatgttattcatattttgagTAGAgagattctttaacatcaaaaccctaatcatatccatattgaactacatgattgatcatatgtttttcttctgcatttctgtttctacagttctttctctggatgtggatagtgtcctttctcatacaTTTCTCTGGATTATAGAaaagtcttttacatttgattgtgccataatgtatcagttcCTGTGTattatgttcttctggttctgctccttttgctctgcatcatttctgaAGGTCTTtttagttcccatggaattcttccagttcattatgcctttcagcacaataatattccatcatctttggttacctttaatttttttttctgtgatatatttttctttctattcttcattttaaaatttctatccCTTCCTACCACCTCCTTCTTCCCTTGAGTAGAAACTCTAATTAAGTTTAATTAagcaaaagtaaataaatattttgcctAGGTATCTCTCATCTCTCATTCTGTAACTCTAGTCTGTTACCTCTCTACTGAGAGGTGGGGAATACATTTCATCTTCAGTCTTTTGAAGTCCCAGTTCTTCAGTGTATAGATCAGAATTCTGAAATCTTTTTATGTTATTGTCCTTTTCATTGTTgtcattgtgtaaattgtttcctggtttttatttcactctgcatttgtAATAGTTGCTCAGAAAGTATGCTGGTTGCTTGATTTCCTCCCATAAACTACTTGTTAGTTCTTTCATCCTTTCTGAAGGTATGTAAGGGTAAAAAgactcattctctttcctcccaCCACTAATCTTTCAGTTAGA from Monodelphis domestica isolate mMonDom1 chromosome 4, mMonDom1.pri, whole genome shotgun sequence includes these protein-coding regions:
- the LOC100030233 gene encoding putative olfactory receptor 10D4, with the translated sequence MEIKNFTEVTEFILLGIPETVGLETVLFVLFLFLYLCTLSGNVLILMAVISSSRLHTPMYFFLGNLSIFDMGFSSATSPKMLFYLSGQTPVISFKGCVTQLFFYHFLGCTECLLYTVMAYDRFVAICHPLRYRIIMNHRVCSILATGTWMSGCVHATILTSLTFQLPYCDANQVDYYFCDIPAVLPLACADTSLAQRVSFTNVGLLSLLCLFLILISYTRIGISISRIRSTEGRQRAFSTCSAHLTAILCAYGPVIIIYLQPTPSPLLGSVVQILNNLVTPMLNPLIYSLRNKDVKFALKKVFCNVGPIVENG